The Paenibacillus sp. FSL R7-0345 DNA segment GCTTCAATTCTTCGGTAGTCGTTGGCATGTCGAGGCCCAGATTTTTCAGCCATTCCACATTGATCCACGGCATACTGTCCACTGCCTGAATTCTTTCCTTGCCGTTCCCCAGCTCTTCAATCCAGGGGAAGGCGTAGATGTTACCGTCAGGCGCTGTGATCATACTTTTGTACTCGGGAGCTTCTTCCAGCACTTTTTTAAAGTTGGGCATGTTCTGCTCAATCAGGTCATTCAGCGGAATGATCGTGCCGTCCTTAGCCAGCTTCAGCAGCTCATAGTCACTGTAATCCGCGTTAAAAATAGCATCCGGAAGATCGCCGCTGGCTACGGCCAGATTTCTTTTTTCTACAAACACATCATTCGTGAAGTTCTTCCAGTTGATATGCACATTTGTTTTTTCTTCAAGCCGTTTATTGATCAGCTTGTCGTTCGGATCGGCCGGGGCCAGTGCAGAGCTTTGCGTAATGAAGTTCAGGGTGACTTTGCCGTCAGGGTCCTGCTGCTCACTGGCAGCACTGCCTCCCCCGCTGCCGCATGCAGCAAGAAACATGAAGGAAGCAAGGACAGAGGCAGAAGCTGCTTTTGACAAACCTTTTGTACGTGTTGAGCTTTTCATCGGATATGACCTCCAAAGTAAAAATAAATGAAAAGAAATTATCTATGTGCAGCCTGCTTCCTATTTAATGGAGCCGACCATGACACCTTTTTCAAAATACTTCTGGAAAAACGGATACATAATGATTAGCGGGAGGCTTGAAATTACGATCGCAGCGTATTTGATGATTTCTGACAGACGCTTCATTTCAGCCGCCGCCAGCTGGTCACTGATCATGCCCGGGTCCACCTGGTTCTGGATCAGGATTGAGCGCAGCACGAGCTGCAGCGGGTGAAGAGCAGGATTATCGAGATAGATCATGGCGTCGAAGTACGAATTCCACTGGCCGACAAAGGCATACAGCGCCAGCACGAAAATGATCGGCTTGGAGAGCGGCAATACGATGCTGAAGAAAATCCTCATCTCCGAGGCCCCGTCCACATTGGACGCCTCCTTCAGCTCCTTCGGCACCCCTTTGAAGAAGGTTCTGGACAAAATAATATTCCATACATTGACCGCTCCGGGGATGATGACAGCCCAGACCGTATCCAGCAGCCCCAGATTTTTAACCAGCAGATAAGTCGGGACAAGGCCGCCGCCGAAGAACATCGTGAACAGGAACAGCGTCATAAACAAGCCCTTCCCCTTCAGGCGGTCATCCGACAAGGCATAGCCCGCGCATACAGAGACCGTAACGGTCAGCAGCGCAAAGGCGGAGGCATAAAAAACAGCGTTTGCAAATCCCCGCAGCATTGCAGGATTGGTAAGGATCATCTTATAGCCTTCAACAGACCAGTCAGAAATCTTAAATGAAATGCCCCGGCTCAGCAGGACCGAAGGGTCCATGAAGGAGGCGATCACTACATAGATTAGCGGAAGAATGACCACCAGCACGGCCAGTGTCAAAAAGGCTGCGTTCAGCGCGAGCATGAAGCGATCCAGCCGCGAATGTTTAACGAACATGATTGGTTGCTCCTTTCCTAATAAAGGCCTTCGCCCTCATTCAGCTTCTTCACGGTGAAGTTCACTGTAATCAGCAAAATAACATTGATAACCGAGTTGAACAGTCCCACTGCGGCTGAGTAAGCGTAGTCGCCCGACTGCAGGCCGATTTTGTACACATAGGTTGGAATAATCTCAGAGGTTGGCAGGTTCGTCGCCGTCTGCATCAGATAAGCCTTTTCAAAGCCGATCGACATGATCCCGCCCGCGGCAAGAATGAACACAATCGCCATAATCGGCCTGATGGTCGGCAGGTCAATATGCCGGATTCTTTGCAGCAGATTCGCACCGTCCAGGTTGGCTGCGTTATGTAACTCAGGGTCCACATTGGCAAGCGCGGCTACATAGATGATGGAAGCCCAGCCCGCACCCGTCCAGATGTCGGAAAGGATGTAGATCCAGCGGAAATACTCCGGACGCGACATGAACATCACCGGCTCCCCGTTAATCCAGCTGAACAGCTGGTTGATCGGCCCTGTTGGAGAGAGGAAGATGAACAGCATCCCTACAACAACCACAACGGATATAAAGTTAGGTGCATAGAGGAAAAGCTGAATGTTCTTTTTGACCCCGGCGCGGCGGATCTGATTGAGCATCAGGGCAAGCAGAATCGGCACAGGAAAGCTTAGAATCAGGCCGAAAAAGCTCAATTTAAGCGTATTCATAAAAATAACCTCGAAGTTCGGGGAAGACAGGAATTTCTCAAAGTTGTATAGTCCCACCCATTCACTGCCCAGAATCCCTTTGATCGGGCTAAAATCCTTAAAGGCGATAACCGCACCATACATAGGACCGTATTTAAAAATCAGGGTCAGGATCAGCGCCGGGGCCAGCATAAGATACAGGAAATAATGCTTCTTCAAATATTCCGGCAAGGAGCTCTTCCTCACCGCCGTCACGCGCCGGGAATCCGCTTCTATTGAATTTTGCAATGCCTTTACCTCCGTTCATGTACATGATTTATAGTTCAAAGCTCGGGGGACATTGTTGAAAGGCTTACATTTCAGTGCAAATGCCCTCTGGTTCCTTTACAATTTATCAAATCAATAACCATCAGTCAATACATTTTGTAAAATTAATTTTGTTCATTTGAACATAATTTCATTCTTATTCCTCCCGTTTCTTTTGACAAAAAGCGAGAAAAGCTAACTTTTGTTAAAAAAACCTCCTCTATAAACCTGAAAAGCGGCTTTCTCACAGTATAACCCTTAAATTCGTCCAAATAAGAAATGATATTTTGTAAACTAATTTGTGCATTTGTAAAATATAATTTGCTATTTTGCTAAAACTATTATACATTTAAGGGAGTAGACGAAGAGAAACATTAATATAGAGGTGAGCTTACATATATGGCACGGGGAAAAGTAACGATCCAGGATATCGCCGATGCGCTGGGCATCTCCAGAAATACGGCCTCCAAAGCCTTGAACGGCACGGAAGGCCTGCCTGAGGAAACCAGAAACAAGGTCATCAAGAAGGCGATTGAGTTAAAGTATAAGCAGTTTTCATTAATAGAGCCGGAGAATGTCCTGCCCAAGAGTTCCCGGAACATTGCTCTCTTAACCGAGAATCTGCCGAATACCTCCCACTTCGGTTCAACCCTGATCAGCGGCCTGGAGAAGCACATCAGTGCGGAGGGCTACAATTTGTCCATTCACATCATACGGGAAATCGAACAGAAATCTCTGACGCTCCCTAATAATTTTGATGTGGATAATGTAGATGGTATCATCTGTATCGAGCTGTTCAATCTGGAATACAGCAGGCTGATCACGGACCTCGGCGTTCCGACGATCTTTATCGACTGCTCCGCACATGTATGCTACCCGGAACTCCAGGCGGATATTCTGCTGATGGAGAACGAGCACAGTACTTATCATCTTACCAAAAAGCTAATTGATGGCGGTTACACAACCCTCGGGTTTATCGGGGACTACAATCATTGCATGAGCTTTAATGAACGGTGGTCGGGCTTCAACCGCGCCCTTTCGGCAGCGGGAATCCCTCTACGAACGGAGCAATGTATCCTGGAGGAGGACCGCCTGTTCTTCGCAACACCTGAATGGGCAGCCGGGAAATTACAGGCCATGCCGGAGCTCCCCTCGGCCTTTATCTGTGCCAATGACTATATCGCCGTCAATATGATGAAGGCCCTGAAGCAGTCGAACTATTCCATCCCGGGCGATATCGCCGTCTGCGGGTTCGATGACGGTCCCGAGGCGTGCATCATCGAGCCTCATCTGACCACCGTCCATATTTACAGCACGGAAATGGGGATCAAGGCCGCCGAACTGCTGCTCTCCCGGATCAAAAGTCCGGAGCAGCCCTATCAGGTCAGCCATATCAGCACGAGGCCGGTTATAAGAGAATCAACGCCGGAATTTTTTTAGATTCGTCAATCATCCTAATACCGTCCGATTCGCCGCTCCTCAAGAGTCTGCTTAGCCTGCTTATACACGAGATACGTCATCTCCGTCAGATTGACCAGTCCGAGCGCCCGTTCATCCAGCACGGAGTATGTATTCGAGCCCAGATCGCAATTCATTCTGGCTCCGTCCGAATAAATCCGCTCTACCGGAGTATGCCCGTGTATGACGGGCTTTCCGCCTGTTAAGGCAAGCAGCTCCGCCCGCGGCTGATGATAGAAATCATGCTCATTCATCCACAGGATATCCCGGTTCTGCTGATCCAGCGGCTGACCGGGATTCAGTCCGGCATGGGTATATACATATTCGTCGTCCTCATAATACAAAGGCAAAGAACAGGCCCACACCATATACTTCTGCCGGACCCCTTCATCGGGAAATTCGGCAGCGAAGCTTTTCAGCGTCTCACGCCCCCCGTGGCTTAGCCAGAGCTTGTCCCCCTGCACCAGATAATCCCCCATCATCTCTTCATGATTGCCGATAACCGCATGAACATGATCCGGGTACTGCTCTGTGAGCTGCTTAACCAGTTTGACCACGCCGGCCGAATGTTTTCCGCGGTTAATCATATCTCCCCCGAACACAAGCTGATCCCGTCCAGGCGCCACCTCCGCCTTTTTAAGCAGCTGCTTCAGTCCCTTCAGGTCCCCATGAATATCAGTCATGAAAAATTTCCGCATCCTTTTCTCCTCCATCCTTATAACCCGCACACCTGCTATTTTACTTAATCATACCAAGCCGGCCGCTTGGCAGACAGCGCAACCTTTACCATTTTGCAACTACTTTGCCACACGGTTGGGATATACTAGCCACAGATACAGCAAAGGAGATTGTACCCTTATGAATAAATCAGGTTTAGGCCTCGGTGCCATTTTATTATTAACGTTAATAACGTCAGGCTGCGGCGCACCTAAAGCGCCCAGTGATCTGCTCCGCCCCCCTTCACAGGGCAATGCAGACGGAACTATTACCAGTATTGTAAAATCATTTCTTCCGGCAGGCTCCCATCTGACTGTCCCCGTTCATTCCGAGTCAGGAAGCGCCATTCAACTGCAGGATCTGGACAAGGACGGCCAGAATGAGATTATGGCCTTCTATAAAACGGATAAAACCGATTTTGAAGTCAACACCCTTGTCCTGTCACAAACCGGCGGTGAATGGAACAAGCTGACTGCCATCACCGGAGTCGGCAGTGAACTGGATTATGTGCAATTCGTTGATGTCACAGCAGACGGACAGCCCGATGTGCTGCTGGGCTTCAGCGGCGGCAAAGGCCTCAGCAAGGAGCTGGCCGTCTATAGTTTAAAGGACGGTGCCATGTCCGAAATCCTCAAGCAGCCTTATGACCATCTGGCGGTAGGCGACCTGACCGGCAGCGGGCAAACAGATGTCGCCCTGTTCCAGACGACCTTTACCACCGATATGCAGCCCAGTGCAAGACTGCAGTTATTCCGGCTGGCAGGCGGGCAGCAGCAGAGCATATCCGACCAGGCTTTTGACGGAGCCATCATTCAGGCCCAGTTCGCCAAAGCGGCTCCCGGCGCCAACGCTCTGTTCGTAGATGTGGCAATCGGCGCACATTCTTCCTATACTTCCCTTCTGACTTGGGAAAACGGCAAGTTTATTGATATACTTGCAGCAGATGATTATCATCATGAAGAGCTTTCGGACAGCGGCAATATCACACTTACGCCTCTGGCTCCCCAAGCTGACAGCAAGCTTGGCGTAAGCAATATGGCGATCAAGGATTATCCGCTGTACAGCACGGATGTGAATCGCGACGGCATAGTGGAAATCGGCTTCCTTGTTCCGCCTGCCGGCACAGAGAGTATGGCTCCGCTGGCCACTCCGTTCATCACTAAATATTATCAGTGGGACGGACAAACCGGCCTTGTCTTTACGGAAGAGCAATTCGACAGATGGGGCTTTAATTTCCATATTCCGCAGAGCTGGAAAGGCAAATATGCGCTTGAGATTGCAGAGGAGTCTCCGGAGCCGTGGAAAAATATCCGGTTCAGCTACAAAGATACCGGCTCTGGATCGCGGGCAACACTGCTTGAATTGCGGCTACTGACTAAGCAGGAGTGGCAAAGCACGGAGGCCAGGCTGAAGGCGGAGAATAGGATTTACACCATGCTCTATGAACTGCAGAATACAGAGGATGCTGCGGCACCTACCGTGCTGGTTGCTGTGCTGCCTGCGGATAATGCAGCCGGCAAGCTGAGCGGCTCCCTACTGCAGGAGTACAACCAGCTGAAGCTGTCGCTGGAAGAGGTCCGGCAGCTGGCCGGCACACCGCAGCCGCCGGTGTACTGATTAGGAGGTTGTCCATGAAGGTGCTGGTACTGGAAGACGAGAAGCCGATACGCGATTTTTTACAGGTGAATCTGAAGCGGGCCGGTTTCGAGGTGACCGAAGCTGCCACGGGCGAAGCAGCACTCGCGGCAGCGCGGGAACAGAGGGATTTTGACATTGCCATTCTCGACCTGATGCTTCCCGGAATCGGCGGTTTTGAGGTATGCGCCATGCTGCGCAGGGAATTCCCCCGGCTGGGCATCATCATGCTGACCGCCAAAAGCCAGGAAATCGATAAGGTAATGGGCCTGGATTCGGGGGCGGACGACTATGTAATCAAGCCCTTCAGCCCGGTCGAGCTGCTGGCCCGGGTCCGCTCACTGTACCGGCGCATCTATCCCGGGGAAGCGGTGCTGCAGGAAAACAGTATCCAGCTCCCCCCTTTCACCCTGATGCCCGATGAGCGGAAGCTGCTGAAGGACGGGGTAGAGATTTCGCTCACACCCACTGAGTTTTCTATTGTTAAGCTGCTGATGGAGCAGCCCAATAAGGCGGTTAACCGCGATGATATTCTGACATCGGTCTGGGGGCAATATTTTATGGGGGAGCTCAAAATCGTGGACGTCAATATTAGCCGGATCCGCCAAAAAATCGGCCAGGACGCCACGGGGCCGCAATATCTGGAAACGGTGTGGGGCTTCGGCTATTTATGGAGGGTACAACATTGCTGAGAGGGATCAGGGCACGGCTTATCACCTATATCACGCTTGTCCTGCTCCTGATCGTCCTGCTGCTGGAAGGGGTGTTTATTGCAGCTGTCCACTATTATTACCTGGGCAGTGCGATGGAGACCCTGTCTTCACGGGCTACGACCTCCGCTACCTTTTTCAACAAGTATCTGGAGGGCTATTCGATCAATGAGCGGGCAAGATACATTCTGGAGAACCTCTCCACGGAAGAGAGCAGCAAGGTCGAGGTTCTTAACACTGAAGGCAATGTGATCATCAACTCATTCGGCTTCTCCAGCTCTGAGAGGATTGATACGCCAGATGTGAGAACCGCGCTAAGCAGCGGAAAGGGAAGCTATCAGAGTCTTACTCCCGTGGGCGGGGAACGGATTATGGCCGTCTCCCTGCCGATCAAGGAAGCGGGTACCAATATCGGCGTGCTGCGGTATTCCGTTTCGGCAGAGCCCTTATACGATGTCATTGTCACGATTGTGCTGAACGCGGTATGGGTGGGGCTGCTTGTCATCCTGTTCGGCTTTGTGCTCAGCCTGATTATTGCCAAACGGATTGTCGGCCCGATCCGGCAGCTGACCACGGTAGCCAAGGAGATGGCGACCGGAAATTTTACAGCCAAGGCGGCGAAGCAGCATAATGACGAGATCGGGACGCTGGCGGTCACGCTCAATTATATGTCCGAGGAAATCCTCAAGAGCGAAAAAATTAAATACGACTTCATCTCATCCGTCACGCATGAGCTGCGTACTCCCCTGACCTCCATCAAAGGCTGGGGTGAGACGCTGCTTATGGGTGATTTGTCCGATAAAAAAGAGACCCTGCAGGGTCTCGAGGTAATGACCGGAGAAACAGACCGGCTGATCGGACTGGTCGAGGATCTGCTTGATTTCTCCAAATTTCAGGCCGGGGAGATTACGGTTGATCTGCAGCCGTATGATCTCCGGGGGCTGCTGGAGGATCTGCTGCTGCAGTTCCGGTACCGCGGGCAGACGAAGCAGATCCGGCTCTACGCCGATATTCCCGACCAGCCGCTGCCGGTTAACGGTGATTTCAACCGGCTGAAGCAGGTATTTGTCAATCTGCTGGACAACGCCTTTAAGTTCACTCCGGCTGAGGGTGCGGTAAGTATTACCGCCGCCCAGCAGGAGGAGCTGATTGTTGTAACCGTAACGGACACCGGAGAAGGCATTGAAGCCGCTGATCTGGAGAAGCTCGGCACCAAATTCTTCAAGGGCCGCTCGCGCCAGTCCGGCAGCGGTCTGGGACTGGCCATCTGCAAGGAGATCATCGGGCTCCACGGCGGGCAGCTGAAGATTGAAAGTGAGTTCACGATCGGAACATCAGTGATTGTCGAGCTTCCGCGTTATATTATACAGTAGCTGAATAGAATCAGGTCTGCTTACAAAGTCTGCTTACAAACAGGAAAAAGCCGGTTGATGACCGGCTTTTTCCTGTTCAACATATTCTTTTAGACAGGCCGTTCAATCTCAAAAATCTCCCCGATCCCGGCATAATGATTACCGGCCAGCCGGCTGACCGCCGCCAGCTTGAGCGGATCAATCCTGCCCTGATTATAGATGTCATCGGCAACATGAAACTGGACGACTCTGCCGATCAGCAGTTCGAAGCCCGGGAACTCTACCGTACGCTCCAGCACGCATTCCATTCTTACCTTCGCTTCCTGGACTCCCGGCACAGCTATCAGGGCGCTTTGGACTGGTGTCATTCCTGCAAGCGCAATTTCACTTTGATCCGGTCCAAGGGGAGCTGCGGTCATGTTGACCTGCTCTACATTGTCCCGGTCCACAATATGCACGACAAATTCCTGGCGTTCCATTATATTACGTGCCGTATCCTTCGGCTTGCCTGCCGCATGCTGAATGGACAGGGAGATCATCGGCGGATTCGATGATACGATATTGAAATAGCTGAAGGGTGCACCGTTCAGCACCCCGCCCAGGGATAACGTTGTTACAAAGGCAATCGGCCGAGGAATAATGCTGCCGACGAGCAGCTTATAATTGTCCCTTTCCGTATTGCCTGCCGGGTCTATCGCGAGCATACCCTTCATCCCTCTCTTCAGGTTAATTTAGTCAAGCTCTCTGATCTGGAACGGAACCAGAACCTGTTCAATCTGTCCTCTGTGCGGCTCATACTGGGCAGGCAGCTTCAGCTCCGTACCCATGGTTTCAGGCGTTTCGTCATGAGCAAAGCCGGGAGGATCTGTCGCAATCTCAAACAGAATTTCCCCATGCTCTCTGAAATAAATCGCGTTAAAATAATTCCGGTCCTGCACAGGCGTTACACCATATCCGTGATCATGCACATAGCTCTGCCAATCCAGCTGATCCTGATCATCCTTTGCTCTCCAGGCAATATGATGCACCGTGCCGACACCCATTTCGCCGCGCTGTACAGCGGTCATTTTGAGATCAATGACATTGCCGAGGTCAGCTGCAGAATGGTAGCGTGCGATATCATTTTCCCGTCCGATGAACGTAAGACCCAATACCTGCTCCAGCAGCTCTGCCGTTGCTTCCGGATCAGTGGACAGCAGGGTAGCCCCGCCGAAGCCTTTGATGGCAACTTCAGGAGTAACGCCTCCGAAAGTCCAGTTATTCAATTCTCCGGCTTGGCGTTCCACCAGCTCCAGATGCAATCCGTGCGGATCATCAAATTCAAGCACCTGCTCGCCGAACCGTTCCAGCTCCGTAAAAGCAATCTTGAACTTTGCCAGTCTCTCTTTCCAGAAGCTCATCGCGCCCACAGGGATAATGTACGTTGTTACCCCAACCTGTCCGCCGCCGATTTTTCCTTTGTAAGCTCCAGGCCAAGGGAAGAACGTAATGATCGTGCCCGGTTTGCCTCCATCATTGCCGAAGTAGAAATGATAAGTGCCCGGATCATCAAAGTTGACTGTTTGCTTGACCAGACGCAAGCCCAATACCCCTGCGTGAAAATCCATATTCTCCTGCGGATGTCCGACAATCGCTGTAATATGGTGAATCCCCATTGTTTGTTTTGCTGCTGCATTAGTCATTATAACCGACTCCTTTAATGGTAGTGTTAATTCAAAGGTTACATTTCATACGATATTATATTTTAAAGATTCTTAACTTTAAGATATTACCTGGAAATTATCTTTAAGTTAAGATAACTTCTTGATCTCAATTTACTCCCTTTTTATCTTAAAGTCAAGATATTTTCATTAAAATTTATAATACCAGAAAATTGCCTGCTCATCGGCAGTCGAAAAATTAGAGTACAGCATGTTATCTACCCCGCCGATGATAAAGCCGTAACGGGCATAGAAGCCGCATGCGGCAGCATTTACATCCTGCGTTTCCAGCATCAGGCCGGCCAGCTTGTGCTGCTGTGCCCATTGCACCGCCTGATCCATAAGCCGGCTTCCAATTCCCTGCTGCCTCCGGCTGCCGGCCACGCCAATATCCTCGACCATCGCATATCCGTTCCAATTAGCACGCAGCCTGATCCGTCCGAGACAATGTTCACCCTCATAATACAAAAATACGGCTTTACTCTCTTCTTCTATATAAGCTGCACCTATCTCCTCATCTGCATAACGCTTCATATAAGGTTCTGGCAGTTTCTCTTCCGTATACGTCCACACACCGTTATCATACTTGGGGAAAATCCGGCCGGTAACCGGAAATTCTTCATTCGGCTTGTTATAGTCGGCCCTATTCGCCTCTGTCATTTTGAGAATCAATTGTCAGCGCCCCGTTTCTCTTTAAAAAAGCCCCGCAACGCGGAGCCTTTTTCCTCTGCTTACTTTATTCT contains these protein-coding regions:
- a CDS encoding carbohydrate ABC transporter permease; protein product: MFVKHSRLDRFMLALNAAFLTLAVLVVILPLIYVVIASFMDPSVLLSRGISFKISDWSVEGYKMILTNPAMLRGFANAVFYASAFALLTVTVSVCAGYALSDDRLKGKGLFMTLFLFTMFFGGGLVPTYLLVKNLGLLDTVWAVIIPGAVNVWNIILSRTFFKGVPKELKEASNVDGASEMRIFFSIVLPLSKPIIFVLALYAFVGQWNSYFDAMIYLDNPALHPLQLVLRSILIQNQVDPGMISDQLAAAEMKRLSEIIKYAAIVISSLPLIIMYPFFQKYFEKGVMVGSIK
- a CDS encoding ABC transporter permease subunit yields the protein MLAPALILTLIFKYGPMYGAVIAFKDFSPIKGILGSEWVGLYNFEKFLSSPNFEVIFMNTLKLSFFGLILSFPVPILLALMLNQIRRAGVKKNIQLFLYAPNFISVVVVVGMLFIFLSPTGPINQLFSWINGEPVMFMSRPEYFRWIYILSDIWTGAGWASIIYVAALANVDPELHNAANLDGANLLQRIRHIDLPTIRPIMAIVFILAAGGIMSIGFEKAYLMQTATNLPTSEIIPTYVYKIGLQSGDYAYSAAVGLFNSVINVILLITVNFTVKKLNEGEGLY
- a CDS encoding LacI family DNA-binding transcriptional regulator yields the protein MARGKVTIQDIADALGISRNTASKALNGTEGLPEETRNKVIKKAIELKYKQFSLIEPENVLPKSSRNIALLTENLPNTSHFGSTLISGLEKHISAEGYNLSIHIIREIEQKSLTLPNNFDVDNVDGIICIELFNLEYSRLITDLGVPTIFIDCSAHVCYPELQADILLMENEHSTYHLTKKLIDGGYTTLGFIGDYNHCMSFNERWSGFNRALSAAGIPLRTEQCILEEDRLFFATPEWAAGKLQAMPELPSAFICANDYIAVNMMKALKQSNYSIPGDIAVCGFDDGPEACIIEPHLTTVHIYSTEMGIKAAELLLSRIKSPEQPYQVSHISTRPVIRESTPEFF
- a CDS encoding metallophosphoesterase family protein produces the protein MTDIHGDLKGLKQLLKKAEVAPGRDQLVFGGDMINRGKHSAGVVKLVKQLTEQYPDHVHAVIGNHEEMMGDYLVQGDKLWLSHGGRETLKSFAAEFPDEGVRQKYMVWACSLPLYYEDDEYVYTHAGLNPGQPLDQQNRDILWMNEHDFYHQPRAELLALTGGKPVIHGHTPVERIYSDGARMNCDLGSNTYSVLDERALGLVNLTEMTYLVYKQAKQTLEERRIGRY
- a CDS encoding response regulator transcription factor, giving the protein MKVLVLEDEKPIRDFLQVNLKRAGFEVTEAATGEAALAAAREQRDFDIAILDLMLPGIGGFEVCAMLRREFPRLGIIMLTAKSQEIDKVMGLDSGADDYVIKPFSPVELLARVRSLYRRIYPGEAVLQENSIQLPPFTLMPDERKLLKDGVEISLTPTEFSIVKLLMEQPNKAVNRDDILTSVWGQYFMGELKIVDVNISRIRQKIGQDATGPQYLETVWGFGYLWRVQHC
- a CDS encoding ATP-binding protein, which codes for MLRGIRARLITYITLVLLLIVLLLEGVFIAAVHYYYLGSAMETLSSRATTSATFFNKYLEGYSINERARYILENLSTEESSKVEVLNTEGNVIINSFGFSSSERIDTPDVRTALSSGKGSYQSLTPVGGERIMAVSLPIKEAGTNIGVLRYSVSAEPLYDVIVTIVLNAVWVGLLVILFGFVLSLIIAKRIVGPIRQLTTVAKEMATGNFTAKAAKQHNDEIGTLAVTLNYMSEEILKSEKIKYDFISSVTHELRTPLTSIKGWGETLLMGDLSDKKETLQGLEVMTGETDRLIGLVEDLLDFSKFQAGEITVDLQPYDLRGLLEDLLLQFRYRGQTKQIRLYADIPDQPLPVNGDFNRLKQVFVNLLDNAFKFTPAEGAVSITAAQQEELIVVTVTDTGEGIEAADLEKLGTKFFKGRSRQSGSGLGLAICKEIIGLHGGQLKIESEFTIGTSVIVELPRYIIQ
- a CDS encoding flavin reductase family protein — its product is MLAIDPAGNTERDNYKLLVGSIIPRPIAFVTTLSLGGVLNGAPFSYFNIVSSNPPMISLSIQHAAGKPKDTARNIMERQEFVVHIVDRDNVEQVNMTAAPLGPDQSEIALAGMTPVQSALIAVPGVQEAKVRMECVLERTVEFPGFELLIGRVVQFHVADDIYNQGRIDPLKLAAVSRLAGNHYAGIGEIFEIERPV
- a CDS encoding ring-cleaving dioxygenase gives rise to the protein MTNAAAKQTMGIHHITAIVGHPQENMDFHAGVLGLRLVKQTVNFDDPGTYHFYFGNDGGKPGTIITFFPWPGAYKGKIGGGQVGVTTYIIPVGAMSFWKERLAKFKIAFTELERFGEQVLEFDDPHGLHLELVERQAGELNNWTFGGVTPEVAIKGFGGATLLSTDPEATAELLEQVLGLTFIGRENDIARYHSAADLGNVIDLKMTAVQRGEMGVGTVHHIAWRAKDDQDQLDWQSYVHDHGYGVTPVQDRNYFNAIYFREHGEILFEIATDPPGFAHDETPETMGTELKLPAQYEPHRGQIEQVLVPFQIRELD
- a CDS encoding GNAT family N-acetyltransferase; translation: MILKMTEANRADYNKPNEEFPVTGRIFPKYDNGVWTYTEEKLPEPYMKRYADEEIGAAYIEEESKAVFLYYEGEHCLGRIRLRANWNGYAMVEDIGVAGSRRQQGIGSRLMDQAVQWAQQHKLAGLMLETQDVNAAACGFYARYGFIIGGVDNMLYSNFSTADEQAIFWYYKF